The proteins below are encoded in one region of Zootoca vivipara chromosome 10, rZooViv1.1, whole genome shotgun sequence:
- the LOC118090818 gene encoding C-reactive protein-like, whose translation MMFPLPGLQGRVLSFLNESKESYVVISPMQPLNVMEFTLCMRVSVEAVSDRKVILFSYRSQKDELRILREAKGCFGLHMGGQSVMFALPDLSTLGSHMCVTWEAEYGLTAFWVNGKRSIRKVHNVGHIVQSGGTAMLGWDQSAQNASEQQERRFVGEITDLYMWDYVLKSQDIQDVFQLRQFPRGNIFDWKMLSYKITGNVLVLPKDY comes from the coding sequence ATGATGTTTCCCCTTCCAGGTCTTCAGGGCAGAGTTCTGAGTTTCCTTAATGAATCGAAGGAGAGTTATGTTGTCATATCTCCGATGCAGCCTCTGAATGTCATGGAATTCACGCTCTGCATGAGGGTCTCAGTAGAGGCTGTGAGTGACCGCAAAGTCATTCTCTTCTCCTACCGCTCTCAAAAGGACGAACTGAGGATCTTGCGTGAGGCAAAGGGCTGCTTTGGATTACACATGGGGGGTCAGAGTGTGATGTTTGCCCTCCCCGATCTCAGCACTTTGGGAAGTCATATGTGTGTCACCTGGGAAGCTGAGTATGGCCTCACCGCCTTTTGGGTGAATGGGAAAAGGAGCATCCGAAAAGTGCACAATGTAGGGCATATTGTTCAGTCGGGGGGCACTGCAATGCTTGGATGGGATCAGAGTGCACAAAATGCATCCGAACAGCAGGAACGGCGTTTTGTGGGGGAAATAACAGATCTCTACATGTGGGATTACGTACTGAAATCTCAAGACATTCAAGATGTGTTCCAGCTCCGCCAGTTTCCTAGAGGAAATATCTTCGACTGGAAAATGTTATCGTACAAGATTACAGGGAATGTGCTGGTATTACCTAAGGACTACTAA